CCATGAAGATCACCGAGCTGGAGGAGGGAAAGGCCGCCTGCCCCAGCTGCGCTACTGCCAAGGTCACACAGGTTCTTTCCGGTTTTTTCGCGAAAACACGCAGGAAAAGCTGATCCATTGCCACCGGCCCGGCCTGG
The sequence above is a segment of the bacterium genome. Coding sequences within it:
- a CDS encoding zinc ribbon domain-containing protein, translating into MPTYEFRCQGCKKVFTLTMKITELEEGKAACPSCATAKVTQVLSGFFAKTRRKS